The Hippocampus zosterae strain Florida chromosome 2, ASM2543408v3, whole genome shotgun sequence genome contains the following window.
GCTCTcagtgtattttttaatttgcctCTACCGTGAGATACAGAGCAATAGTCGTTCTTGGTTAGGGTAGGAAttaagctaacatgctaacgttGGCGGTGTTTCCCATCATTGCTAGCACGAGTCTCGAATTAACCTAAAAACTTTTATTTGGAATACGAAAGGAAGGCAAACCTTggtgagagaacatgcaaacccaacACAGGAACCCGAAAGCAAGACTCGAAAACCATTCAAAGCTCAAAACTGTAAAGCAGACGGACAAACTTGGCACCGCATTGCCAGTTAACATTTTATGACATTCTAAACATAAAACCAATAAAAAACTCATTTCAAGTTTTGTTAATTTCAGCATAACACACTTCTGATTATTGTAGTATGAGATTGAAAAAACCTAACAGTCGTTctattatgttttttaaaaaatctaagcttttgtaaataatgtttttaaaGGCATATACCACACGACCGaagttgtatttgtgtgtgtttaacttGGTCCTTTAcacttttaaaaacgtgttttttaaGTGTTAATGTAATGAGGCTCATCTGTTTTTTTCAAGCAAAGGGGATATTGTGAAAAAGGGATATTGTGAGAATTCGTAGTTTCCctttttgactgaaaatgtttttggcactagataaaaaatgcataatgtTTGGCTATTAAGAAGTTATGATATTACAAGATTTAATTTATTTGACAGGATCCATCCCATGCATGCATTTTCAGATTTACAGAATGTAATAATGTAAATTATTAAACATCATTCTGTTTTGACTAACATTTTTGTTCAACTATTCCTTAATACTTATTTATTATGTCAATGACTTAAGTATTGATCTACTATTCAggctatttttaaataataaaaaacgtttccaaacttttgactgCTACTGTATAACCTTTCAGAGGTATGAGACGTGTCTGTTATTAAAGACCTCCCAAAAAGTCATTCATTTAGACATTTCTGCTTGAATTTACTGTTCAAGATTCAAACCCATAATCTTGTGCTGTGGGTCATTAGTGCTTACTACCCTCACAAACACCTCTGCCTCTTAAAGGCTAACCCCTCAGAATGAGGCATGGAGGACGAGAGGAGAACAAGAGTGGTCCTTCTGGCATGTGGGTCTTTTAACCCAATCACCAACATGCACCTGAGGATGTTTGAACTGGCGCGGGACTATTTGGAGGACACAGGTTGAGTAACATCTggtctgttggggggggggggggggggtgcgtgtgCACCATGTTATTCTGACACAATGTACTCAAATTCCATTTGAGTCAGGTCGCTACAAGGTGGTGAAAGGCATCGTGTCTGCGGTCGGGGATGGCTACAAGAAGAAGGGACTGATTGAGGCTTTCCATCGTGTGAAAATGGCCCGACTGGCAACAGAGAACTCCGAGTGGATCACGGCGGATGCGTGGGAGAGCTCGCAGCCTGAGTGGGTGGAGACAGCCAAAGTGATTCGGTTAGTGGTTTAACAACTTTACTTCAACTGTGTTGGCTCAAAGACAACCCTCACTGCTCTAACGTTTGCTTTATATGATAGATCCTGTTACCAGGATTTCAAATGGATACAACAATCAATCAttgaaaaacaataattaataaCATCAAAAGAGTAAACACAATACATGTTAAAACAATGCCAAGTGTCATCATGAgttgaaagccaaagaataaaaacacgttttaagATGAGTTTTAACAATGGACAGACAGGGGGTTTGCCTCACGTTTAAGATGAGGCATTCAATAGAGCGGGACCGGCAGACAGAAAAAGCTCAATCTCCTCAGAGCCTTCGCTTCATCCTGGGCACCTCCAGTAGCATCTGGTCTGCTGACCTGAGGCACTGGGCAGGTATGTAGGGGTGGAAGAGCTCGGAGAGATAAAGCCGGTCGAgactaaccctttcagggacagcggttacaacagtggacagcttatcaagttatcaggttacagagtgcatgaaagggttaaagacgaCGAAAAGAATCTTAAATTGACCTTGAAAATGTACGGTGATACGTCAATGCTGAATACGGACGGCATCATGATGACGGAGGGTAGCGCAACTCATTTATAAGTCAGTTTTGCAAAGTCTTAACGCCTTTAACAACTTTCATCATTTATGTTCTGTATCTACTCAGGCATCACTACTCAGAACTAACAGCAGCCAAGCAAGATGCTGATGATGTGGACACTGTCAAGTATGCGAAAAAGAGACGCATTGAGGAGAATCATGTTGAGAGTGCATCATATCACAACAAAAGAGGTAGGTTATTATACAGACCATTCGATTGTGCTCGTGTTATTGGGCCTATTTGATGCCAAATCAACAATGAATGCTGAACTGCGTGGCCAAATATGCGTGCAACCAGTGACCAATATGGCAAACTTTAGCGGCGGACATCACACAAaacaagtgcagtgtgaaaggcTCCTTATCCCACCTAACCTCAGGTGGAAGGTGGACTTACCCTTAGGCTGGCCACCAATCAATCGGTTGGGACACGCTCACATTGACAGCATCGCTCACTTGGAATTGAATGCTGTCTGCATGGAAGTCAGGCAGGAGACTCACGTTAGGTACACTGTTGGtgacatctacattttttttcaatgaaagacaaAGTTAATTATCATCATTTGGACGTAAATTAATCATCATAAAAATGGAAAGTACAAAgcaatttattgattttattcgAGCCCTCCTTATCATTAATACACATCAGTCAAGTTGTAGTGCACCCTCTTCCACCTTCAAAAGCAAAGCTGCAGTATTTaatatttgcacaaaaaaaacccatccatccatccattttctaccttgTGACTGATGGTAAGCGATGGGTGCTCACGTTTCGCTGTATTTTTAGATAAggtgtttcttttcattttcgaGGTGATGTGTGACAATATCCCATGCTTGCGAGTGCCTGCCCTAAATTGCCACAAAAGCCTGAACCGCTAATTGACCCTTCAGTGCCCCTGTATAGCCTGTATAGTCTTCCCAACACTTCACTTTCtcaatttcacacacacacacacacacaatatatatatatagttttttttttgtgcattaaaaataaatgttacacacaggcacgcgcacacacacagtcactgcccacctctctcgctctctctgtatatatatattaaaaaaaatgtgtgtgtatatatatatatatatatatatatgttatttaattttatatatatatatatatttatgtcatttaattttattaaaaaatataaatacgtttttatgtatatatatatatatatatatatatatatatatatatatatatatatatatatatatatatatatatatatatatagaaagagagagagagagagagagagaggtaggcagtgactgtgtgtgtgcgagtgcctgtgtgtaacatttatttttaatgctaaagcaaaaaacaatataaaaaaaaaaaacgttcgaCGTAACCAAACCATCCACTCAAATTGCAGAAGCAACTCACCTGATGCTGCTTTGCGGTGCTGATGTCCTCGAGTCCTTCGGGGTCCCCAACTTGTGGAAGGAGGAGGACATCGCCGAGATCGTGGGCCGCTTCGGCCTAGTGTGCGTCACGCGTGTTGGCGCCGACCCCCATAAGTTCATCAACCGGTCGGACATGCTGTGGAAGTATCGCAAGAACATCCACGTCGTGCCCGAGTGGGTGGCCAACGACATTTCTGCCACGCATGTGCGCCGGGCTCTGCGCCGCGGTCAAAGTGTTAGGTACCTGCTGCCGGACGACGTGCTTCGATACATACACGCCAACCATCTCTATAGTGCCGAGAGCGAGCAGAGCAACGCTGGTGTGCTTCTTGCACCCCTGCAAAAATATGCAGGTGACCCATCTGGTTAAAAACCTTTGCAGTGAACGGACACTATTTATTGCAGCTTTGACGAGTGTCTATTCCATAACATCTTTTGATTTGGGCATCTTTCAAAATTAAATTTCCCATTGAGATCAATTTTATTTGGGATATGATTCAGACCAAAGTTCAAACTTTCATCATCATTTTACCTTACATCATTGAACAGGCAATCAGGAATTGTTCATGAACAAAAGGTAACGGAAATGACTGGTCATTACATCCCTGATGGACCTCACGCATTATTTTGATGGATTGGCCTGGCACTTATTTTCAGTTGAAATGGAATAAAACAGCCAcctattttttcaacttggaaaaagttgtgggggtttttttgtttgttttcaggtgCTTAAGCTTTCCAAATGTGTGCGTGTTGAGGTCATTGAAGGCTCTAAACTGCtggagggaggaggaaaaaaacatgagggggtttgtttttcaaatctgCATGCCTCAGATCATGTCGGTGGCAGccaatatttatttcttttggggggCCTTTAAAGGTGGGTGTGTCTCTTCCACCTGTGTCGtggacaagaaaacaaaattgcaTTCCGTACATTTTGCGCCTTGAGCCAGCGAAAACATTTATCTTCTGCTGATAACAAGTAGCGAGTGCTTATGTCTAGTTGTAGTTCCAGCCATTTTCCCCCCTCAGCATATATTATCGAAATATGTGGCGTATGATCTACATGTCCGTGAGTGCCTGCAAAATTTTGCCACACAACCATTGATGGCTAATTGACCTACATAATTGGACCAGTTGAACTTGCCTCCCATGAGCGACTCCCTTTTTCACTGAGCTGCCGTAAGGACTCACCCACTCTAATTCCGCCAGTTGAGAAGTCTTTGAATAAGTAGCTTCAAACCTGctcctgtattttttatttatttttttttttgactgcattAAAAGGCTCTCCAAGAATGCCTGCAAGTTTCTGTGGCACTTGGGACATGCTTAGCAATGACAATTTTGAAGGCTACATGATTGCATTAGGTAAGATATCTGGCTCAAATATCTTCTTGTGATTgactactgattttttttttgtctggcagTGATGTTTGTTGCCTGAGCCTTTTGAAATTTGATTGTTTAGCCTGTACAAtatttgtacagtatatggGTTAATGTACTGGGACACCCGGCCAACCCACATGCAGAAAGTGAATCTATGTACTCTCGGAATTATTTATGAACACTTCCAAATACAAGCCGGTGCACAAAAACGTACAGCCTTCTGCTCGACAGAAATAGTACAGTACCTAAAATCCTGGAACATATTCAGAGTTCATTAGAGGCACTTTATATGGTGGCATGTGTGTGCTGATTAATTAAATACGAGTTTGAACCTGACTGGTTATTTCTGAACGCAGCCACATCCGACTTCGAAGCGGTTATACACATCTGTGTAACCACATTATCTCAGTTATTTTTACTTcgcctcttgattttttttttccccgattgAGTTGGACAGGCTAAATGCCACATTTGTGGTGGAAAAGGGTTTTAAATGCTTCGTCTCGGTCTCATAGTCTATCACACAAACCTGGCATTTAAACATTGGTGTAAAGACTTTATTTCCACTGTAATAGGTTATTCTTGATAAACGCCTCTTGGACAATAGAAATAAACGAGGTGCATATCATGAAATAATGACGCAGACACAATGGCCTAGTTTTAGTAAGGCCTAAAAAGTGTGTCCTAGTATGTTAGTCCACTATTAACAACACATGTCCACTTTCCCCAGATATCAGCCCTTGCATTCGAAAGATCGCTCTGAAGCTGAAGATAAGAAAGTTGATAGAACAGCAGGGCGACCATTACGTCATCAAAACATGCAGCATCTTCAGGAACTACACCGTGTCTTTCCGAGTGGGTCAGGAATTTGAGGAGTTCTCGGAGGGCTTAGACAACAGGCACATGAAGGTGAATACGATTGGTCGAATGGACGACTTTGCAATGCATTTTGGTGAGCTGTCTCATTTTTCTCTTGCGCCGCGCAGTCTGTGGTGAGGTGGGAGGGGAACAAGCTGGTGTGCGAACAGAAAGGTGAGAAGAAGAACAGGGGGTGGTGTCATTGGATTGAAGAGGACAAGCTTCACTTGGTATGACTTTGCCGTCACACAAAGCAACTGTTACAATTCATGTTGTACTACAGTATATCGTTTTACTTCATCTACAGTAGACAGTGATCGTGTTTATAAATGTGTACATTATTTACTGAGAAGAATAATAAGGAATCTTGCCgtgtcaacaacattgaaaagTGACTTCAACACCTTTACTTGGAACTCGACCAAATATAATGGTTTCTTCATTGCGCCGAGCCCCACCCCTTTACGCAATCGCTTTCTGTAGATacttgtactgtactgtatataatagtTCACCAACTATGACCCATAGCAACAATACCGGCTTTTATGAATAAAAGGTTACATGATGTCATTTATGGGGCAGCAGGGCGgaacacatctgcctcacatttcTGAGGTTCGAGGCCCAAATCTcatcctgggtcttcctccatGGCATATTCTGGCTTCCTTTCCAAAACTATGCATGTTAGGCTCATTTAAAGACTGTGGTTTGCTCATTgggatgaatggttgttttggtATTTATTTACACCCTGTTTCTCAACCATTGTCAGCTGGGTTAGACTCCAGTGTAACCACGTGCCGAATGAGGAGAAGCAATGTATGAAGTGACATACATCAATTCTGCCACcttaaattaattggttctccTTCTGTAGTTCTAGCCCCTCCCCCACTCCCATTCGTTATTTGTTAAAAGACgaaaaaaagcaaacgtccttggatcggtTCTTTAAAAAAACGCCTGGCAAAatacacttctgagagagatcATGAACTAAAGACGGCAAAAAAACCATATGAGGACCCAGGtcagttaaatgaccatcattttgattatttactctattcttagttttttacattatgcacaactcccATTTCTTGCGCAATAACCTAATTGTAACCTGTATTTcttacatattttgatccatttctatgctgaaggaaacattttggcctgaatttcttttttttttgggggggggggggctttgaacgaattagggcatttacatggaaaacgcgtctctacttacaaaatgctcgagctaagaaatttcttccagaaccaataaaTTTCGTCAGCAGAGGACGGCACCACTGTATTACGAAATGTAATGTCATCTTATTTTCATATATTCAGGAGCTTTATTGTGAAGGGGAAATCTGCAAGCAGGTGTTCAAGAAGGTCAATGACTGAAGAGGACGACAATTGTAAAAAATGGACGTTACAAGAAAGAAATTATCTCTCCTGTGTTAGCTGTATGGTCATAAACTACGCCACGAGAGAGCAGTACAGCAACATAACAAATGTACGTATGGTAGTTACGGTGCATGACTGTTGTTTACCACTGCATCAAGTGTGTTCAGCTCATAAGGGACAAAAAGAAGAGCATTTTATGTTAATTTATACATCTCTCCATTTGATTGTATAACTGTGGCTtgtcttttatatatattacacGTGGGCATTCGTGTCACCTGTAATAACGGAGAtcgatgtaaaaaaacaaaccaacattaTTGATCTCTGTTGGAAACTTCATTTACTCTCAAACCAAAGATTGGACCAAGTATGGCCCACGTGCCATAACTGTCTCAATGTGTTAATCCGGTACAACGAAaataggggtgtcaaactgttttttttgttttgtttttgcgggCTACACCACAGTTCTGGTTTCCTTCAAAGGGCCGTTATGATGACTGATGCCTCATTacatattcatccattttcaaccctACTAATCCTGTTCATCAAATTGATGaaaaactagttttgaaattagaggCCAGTAAAATCCGTTTGTTCAAcgattattatatttattttatgagcAGAACTGATTACTTGCAATAGCTcaacgtttttaaaaatgaagaccATTTCCAATGTTGGTATTTCTgcaagaaatgtatttttatacaaataaataatacaatcaAAATATTAGCAttaattattttacttttaaagcGTAGTATTTGACTCTTGTAATTTTTGTTACCTCATCTACAAATGACTCACCTGTGCCATTTTATATCTGTAAACCGAGCGTGTCAACGCTTCGTATGTTGCTCCGCCCACTGTGATGTGAAGAGTCACGTGAGAGCAAGTagaaccaaaatggccgctgtTGTTTTTTGACGTGTAATAGCTAgctacttttctttttgtttccctATTGACTTGAAAGAAAAGCCTAGCCAACGAGGGACCTTTTGGGCTCATTCTATGCCGCCAGTTCTCGCGCAGTAGTGTCATCGTTTATATCTTCGAGACAATCAAGACTGACACACATTAGTTGAACGAGTTAGACTATGCATATCTAGTTCAGATTGAAGCTAGCTAGCAGGCTCTGGCTGGCACATAGTGCAATAGTTGAAATTGAGATAGCTGGTTAAACTTTTAGCTGCGATGGAGGAATTGAGCGCAGATGAGGTAAGTAAAATGCATCAACGACACGAGCTCCTGTATGGCTTATCTTGCATCACTCTATCGTTTCCAGATAATAGATTTACACATGACTCAGTTTCCTCGAATAGGGTTAGCGGCTAGCTTCGTGCCACTCTACCTAGGAGAAAAACACCGGCGACAAAACCACAGCTTGGCAATACCACACGAGACGTGGAAAATCAGCGTCTGTCATTGATGTGTGTTACAGTTGCTTGGATGAGCACGTTACGGTCGGAAATTAAGCAGCTAACTAACCCAATGCTGACATCATACAAAACCAGCTTCCTCGATTAAGAGGatttcaataaaaatgaacataatACTTTTGATAAGTGGCGATTGCCTCATGTTTGCCATGCAAATcgtattttgtatttgtttttgttctcgcGCACGATTTTAGATTGCTGAAATTGTTAGCTTTGTTTTGCTAACCGAATAACCATCCGAGTCAGTGACCTTTTCTTTGAGATGAATACACAGTATACAGTATCATGTTCATTGCAATGCGACTCAATTTTTATATCAAATCAATTCCAGAGTGTTATTACTCCTCCCAAAAAAGCGACCGTTCACAGTGGCATACCGGAGCTATTTACTGTTGGGAGACTAATAATAAATATACGCACTATTGTCATGTTGGTGTAATAATGTATTTCAACAATACTGTAACCTATTCAAGCATGATTTTAAATGCGCATCAACTGTGAACAGCGCTAAGATCAATGAGTGTATTTGTGTTgatctgttttgtgtttttttaactgttcaTGCCAGATTCGGCGAAGGAGATTGGCACGGCTTGCAGGGGGACAAACGTCACAGCCTAACACCCCTCTCAGCACCCCTTTGACGTCCCCACAGAGAGAAACTCCACCGGGACCCCTCCCTGGACCCTCAGGTGTAACATCTCAGCCCCTGCCACCAGCTGCCTCACAATCATTAGGGCTCAATGCGCACAGCGGTACCCCCGCCACATCCCCCATTGGTACGACTGGTAAGGAAAAAATTGACTGAGAATACTTGAGTTTTTGTCTCCTCTCATGTATACGACTTCTGGATTTTAACGGTTTGTCGGATCTTGTCTGAAATATTTCCTCCTTGTGTCTTCAGTGTGCTCACACGtgttttgccttttgcaagGTGTGGTTTATGGCAGTCAAAGTAGTGAAGGTGTGAGCTCCCTTTCCAGCTCCCCCTCCAACAGCCTTGAGACTCAGTCCCAGAGTTTGTCCCGTTCACAGAGCATGGACATTGACACCGCATCTTGTGAAAAGAGGTAATCATATTTCACACGTTTGCACTGAAAGATGGCTGTGAATGGACAAGCTAGCTTAAGATATTTACATATTACAAAAGACTCATTGAAGCTGTGCCTGTGTTTGGTTCTAGCATGTCCCAAGTGGATGTCGACTCTGGGATAGAGAACATGGAGGTGGAAGATGGCGACCGCAGGGAGAAGAGGAACTTGACAGAAAAAGTAATTAACTTTTTCTTACAAGGGATTTGACTTTACATCAGTGCTCGCTTATAAACGCAGGAACATTCTGTGATTAACATAACTGAAACGTGAGCTTTTCTTGGTAAACATAAGAACAGTTTTCAGACTCGCACTCAATTGTGGCAGGGCCCTAATGAATGTGTGAAGTTTTTAATGCATATTTTAATCTCGGGTGCGTACACCTTTTTGCAACAATAAATTTATTTGGTTTTAGCACATCTGCCCTAACAGTACTGAGATTGAAACTTacttgtgtggattttgcaacTTTGTTCACCCTGTACTttgcttggattttctgtggATGCTCTGGctccttcccacattccaaaaaacacgtTTAAGTGAAAACTGAAAATTGTCTGGCAGTCTGAATGTGATTTTTAATGGTTAGTCGTCTATATTagcgctgtgattggctggcgaccagacCAGTGTGTTCCCTTCCCTCTCGCGCACCCTGAACCGTGGAAAATGTAGATCTTGAAAGTAAGGTTTTCTAATAAATCTGTTGGGAGTGTCCTTATGGTAAGCACTGTCCATAACATTTGTTCCTCAACCTTTGCCCCTGCAAGAACTTAAAATGTCCACTGTCGGATCTTGACATTTCTGTCTGATTGAACCCGGGCACCTGTAGGAAACATCTGCAAACTCCGATGTCACAGAAGACCAGGCTCTGCAGCTCATTTGTAAGATCCTGCGCGTTTCATGGACAGAGCAGCATCGAGATGTCATCTTCCTCCCTTCACTGGCTGCTGAATTCCAGCGTAACCCAAGAGATGGTATGACAAGTCATGCTGTGTttatcccaaaaaaaagaagcttctcAGAGTGGAGCTCTGAAAAGCTTATTTTCTCATTCTGTCTCCTGCAGTGTACTCTGATTTTAAAGACCTGATCGGCCAGATCCTAATGGAAGTCCTCATGATCTCAACGCAGTCGCCTGTCCACAACCCCTTCGCCAGCTTGACCGCCACCTCGCAGCCCATTGCAGCAGCCAAATCTCCGGACCGCCACCTGACATTGGTACAACCCTCCAGCCAAGATGGTAGCCCCATGGGGCCCAGTGCCGGATCCTTTGGAGCCAGCTCTCTTTCAAGGCACGTGATGacgcttatttttttcttgcactgtTCAAAACCCTTAATCACATCAGAGCTGTTCTTTTCCCCAAATGTTTGTGAAGGACTTGGAATTGCTCAAATGCTCCAGGTtcattgtgattatttttcgACATTGTCATGGCAATCATCATGTGATCAATATTGTCCACAGCCTATATGGGTGTGGTAGCCCTTACCCAATGAGTGTGGATGCAGCCAAGAGGACCTCACCAAATGTCCCCACCCCCGCCACTCCCTCTGTACCTTCTACACCATCTACGCCACAATTTGTTGTTCCACCCAGCCCACCTACTCCCGCTGCTCCCCTCAGACAGTCCCT
Protein-coding sequences here:
- the rbp7a gene encoding retinoid-binding protein 7a; this translates as MPASFCGTWDMLSNDNFEGYMIALDISPCIRKIALKLKIRKLIEQQGDHYVIKTCSIFRNYTVSFRVGQEFEEFSEGLDNRHMKSVVRWEGNKLVCEQKGEKKNRGWCHWIEEDKLHLELYCEGEICKQVFKKVND
- the nmnat1 gene encoding nicotinamide/nicotinic acid mononucleotide adenylyltransferase 1; the encoded protein is MEDERRTRVVLLACGSFNPITNMHLRMFELARDYLEDTGRYKVVKGIVSAVGDGYKKKGLIEAFHRVKMARLATENSEWITADAWESSQPEWVETAKVIRHHYSELTAAKQDADDVDTVKYAKKRRIEENHVESASYHNKREATHLMLLCGADVLESFGVPNLWKEEDIAEIVGRFGLVCVTRVGADPHKFINRSDMLWKYRKNIHVVPEWVANDISATHVRRALRRGQSVRYLLPDDVLRYIHANHLYSAESEQSNAGVLLAPLQKYAGDPSG